One genomic segment of Mytilus galloprovincialis chromosome 5, xbMytGall1.hap1.1, whole genome shotgun sequence includes these proteins:
- the LOC143076767 gene encoding heat shock 70 kDa protein 12A-like isoform X1, giving the protein MDVRLSVIKIIKMWICPECFIENSANNESCSNCHTVKQDTDPKVRREHRRADVLKDKKTMYTHPGPFGWKLSKHGAVSGTTDTAKHITSCRDDYTVVASLDLGTTYSGFAFSTRQYPLDIHHVEKVPTCLLLSPNKEFVGFGNDAIKIYSELVKNGQHTGHYFLQKFKMDLYENEHISNEMTIQDVTGKPIEALIVFRETILVLKKSLEYVIKCKGLDVKMENIRWVMPVPTFWNDAAKQFIRKSIDYIGIPEDQFQIALEPEAASIFCQQQLPDFSASLPRTKYLVVALGGGTTDITAHEKISTSRLRELIFATGNSYGGATVDDRFLQMFTAIVGQDIISDIKQNYPMAYIGIFQGFELVKRNITTTNSQKVRVSIPLSVLDLKCKQVLGKDFRSAIGASKFSSAIELYDATMHVDVGLMKAFFNVTIKSILDLIKRRLQEPAVADVSQILLVGEFAESSLIRDKVKSEFPDKRVIVPEAAGLTVLKGAVLFGHNPSYVQSRVMRYTYGVGISDEFDPAIHDEAHLVVQKNGPKLAKHIFDVIIRKNQLVDAGTSIDSEYLTIDPNQKTMEFELYFSSNENPVYIDENDCKPLGSVSIHFPDVCQEERDVKVSFVIGNTELEVKAVDKKSRQTVTAEFNLF; this is encoded by the exons ATGGATGTGAGACTGTCGGTTATAA AAATTATCAAAATGTGGATCTGCCCTGAATGTTTTATAGAAAATAGTGCTAACAATGAATCGTGTAGTAATTGCCATACTGTTAAGCAAGACACTGACCCGAAAG TACGGCGGGAACATAGACGTGCAGATGTATTAAAAGATAAGAAGACGATGTACACACATCCTGGTCCTTTTGGTTggaaattat CAAAACACGGCGCAGTATCAGGCACAACTGACACGGCCAAAC ATATAACTTCGTGTAGAGATGATTACACAGTCGTTGCATCATTGGATTTAGGAACAACATATTCTGGATTTGCATTCTCGACACGACAGTATCCTTTGGACATACATCATGTAGAGAAAGTCCCGACGTGTTTATTACTTAGTCCCAATAAAGAGTTCGTAGGGTTTGGAAACGATGCAATCAAGATATATTCTGAATTGGTAAAAAATGGACAACACACTGGTCATTACTTTTTGCAGAAATTCAAAATGGACctttatgaaaatgag catatttcaaatgaaatgacAATACAAGACGTGACAGGAAAACCAATAGAAGCTTTAATTGTTTTTCGAGAAACTATCCTGGTGCTCAAGAAATCCCTGGAATATGTTATAAAATGTAAAGGTTTAGATGTAAAGATGGAAAATATAAGATGGGTCATGCCAGTTCCGACTTTCTGGAATGATGCTGCGAAACAGTTCATACGAAAAAGTATCGACTAT ATTGGTATACCGGAAGACCAGTTTCAGATAGCTTTGGAACCGGAAGCCGCATCCATCTTTTGTCAACAACAGTTGCCCGACTTCAGCGCTTCTCTACCTAGAACAAAATACTTAGTTGTTGCTTTAGGAG GTGGCACTACAGATATTACAGCtcatgaaaaaatatcaacttcaAGATTACGAGAATTGATCTTTGCGACAGGAAACAGTTATGGTGGTGCCACGGTGGATGATAGGTTCTTACAAATGTTTACCGCCATAGTTGGGCAAGACATTATTTCAGatattaaacaaaactatccaatGGCTTACATTGGCATTTTCCAAGGGTTCGAACTTGTAAAGCGCAATATTACTACAACAAATTCACAGAAAGTGAGAGTCAGTATTCCATTATCTGTCTTGGATTTGAAATGTAAACAAGTATTAGGTAAAGACTTTCGGTCTGCTATTGGTGCATCAAAGTTTTCTAGTGCTATTGAACTTTATGATGCTACAATGCATGTTGATGTAGGTTTAATGAAAGCGTTTTTTAATGTGACAATCAAGAGTATATTAGATCTTATCAAAAGGAGGCTTCAAGAACCTGCAGTAGCTGATGTATCTCAGATACTTCTTGTAGGTGAATTTGCAGAAAGTTCCTTGATACGAGACAAAGTGAAATCTGAATTTCCTGATAAAAGAGTTATCGTTCCTGAAGCAGCAGGGTTAACTGTTTTAAAAGGGGCTGTTTTATTTGGCCACAACCCGTCATATGTACAATCCCGTGTAATGCGATATACATACGGCGTAGGCATCAGCGATGAATTCGATCCAGCTATTCACGATGAAGCACATCTTGTTGTCCAGAAAAATGGTCCGAAGTTAGCAAAGCACATTTTTGATGTCATTATCAGAAAGAACCAACTTGTTGATGCTGGTACATCTATTGATAGCGAATATCTAACTATAGACCCCAATCAGAAAACAATGGAATTTGAATTGTATTTTTCATCCAATGAAAACCCTGTTTACATAGATGAGAATGACTGTAAGCCCTTGGGATCTGTAAGCATTCATTTTCCCGACGTCTGCCAAGAAGAGAGGGATGTGAAAGTGTCATTTGTTATAGGGAATACAGAATTAGAAGTGAAGGCAGTTGATAAAAAGTCAAGACAAACGGTTACTGCAGAATTCAATTTATTCTAA
- the LOC143076767 gene encoding heat shock 70 kDa protein 12A-like isoform X2, whose translation MWICPECFIENSANNESCSNCHTVKQDTDPKVRREHRRADVLKDKKTMYTHPGPFGWKLSKHGAVSGTTDTAKHITSCRDDYTVVASLDLGTTYSGFAFSTRQYPLDIHHVEKVPTCLLLSPNKEFVGFGNDAIKIYSELVKNGQHTGHYFLQKFKMDLYENEHISNEMTIQDVTGKPIEALIVFRETILVLKKSLEYVIKCKGLDVKMENIRWVMPVPTFWNDAAKQFIRKSIDYIGIPEDQFQIALEPEAASIFCQQQLPDFSASLPRTKYLVVALGGGTTDITAHEKISTSRLRELIFATGNSYGGATVDDRFLQMFTAIVGQDIISDIKQNYPMAYIGIFQGFELVKRNITTTNSQKVRVSIPLSVLDLKCKQVLGKDFRSAIGASKFSSAIELYDATMHVDVGLMKAFFNVTIKSILDLIKRRLQEPAVADVSQILLVGEFAESSLIRDKVKSEFPDKRVIVPEAAGLTVLKGAVLFGHNPSYVQSRVMRYTYGVGISDEFDPAIHDEAHLVVQKNGPKLAKHIFDVIIRKNQLVDAGTSIDSEYLTIDPNQKTMEFELYFSSNENPVYIDENDCKPLGSVSIHFPDVCQEERDVKVSFVIGNTELEVKAVDKKSRQTVTAEFNLF comes from the exons ATGTGGATCTGCCCTGAATGTTTTATAGAAAATAGTGCTAACAATGAATCGTGTAGTAATTGCCATACTGTTAAGCAAGACACTGACCCGAAAG TACGGCGGGAACATAGACGTGCAGATGTATTAAAAGATAAGAAGACGATGTACACACATCCTGGTCCTTTTGGTTggaaattat CAAAACACGGCGCAGTATCAGGCACAACTGACACGGCCAAAC ATATAACTTCGTGTAGAGATGATTACACAGTCGTTGCATCATTGGATTTAGGAACAACATATTCTGGATTTGCATTCTCGACACGACAGTATCCTTTGGACATACATCATGTAGAGAAAGTCCCGACGTGTTTATTACTTAGTCCCAATAAAGAGTTCGTAGGGTTTGGAAACGATGCAATCAAGATATATTCTGAATTGGTAAAAAATGGACAACACACTGGTCATTACTTTTTGCAGAAATTCAAAATGGACctttatgaaaatgag catatttcaaatgaaatgacAATACAAGACGTGACAGGAAAACCAATAGAAGCTTTAATTGTTTTTCGAGAAACTATCCTGGTGCTCAAGAAATCCCTGGAATATGTTATAAAATGTAAAGGTTTAGATGTAAAGATGGAAAATATAAGATGGGTCATGCCAGTTCCGACTTTCTGGAATGATGCTGCGAAACAGTTCATACGAAAAAGTATCGACTAT ATTGGTATACCGGAAGACCAGTTTCAGATAGCTTTGGAACCGGAAGCCGCATCCATCTTTTGTCAACAACAGTTGCCCGACTTCAGCGCTTCTCTACCTAGAACAAAATACTTAGTTGTTGCTTTAGGAG GTGGCACTACAGATATTACAGCtcatgaaaaaatatcaacttcaAGATTACGAGAATTGATCTTTGCGACAGGAAACAGTTATGGTGGTGCCACGGTGGATGATAGGTTCTTACAAATGTTTACCGCCATAGTTGGGCAAGACATTATTTCAGatattaaacaaaactatccaatGGCTTACATTGGCATTTTCCAAGGGTTCGAACTTGTAAAGCGCAATATTACTACAACAAATTCACAGAAAGTGAGAGTCAGTATTCCATTATCTGTCTTGGATTTGAAATGTAAACAAGTATTAGGTAAAGACTTTCGGTCTGCTATTGGTGCATCAAAGTTTTCTAGTGCTATTGAACTTTATGATGCTACAATGCATGTTGATGTAGGTTTAATGAAAGCGTTTTTTAATGTGACAATCAAGAGTATATTAGATCTTATCAAAAGGAGGCTTCAAGAACCTGCAGTAGCTGATGTATCTCAGATACTTCTTGTAGGTGAATTTGCAGAAAGTTCCTTGATACGAGACAAAGTGAAATCTGAATTTCCTGATAAAAGAGTTATCGTTCCTGAAGCAGCAGGGTTAACTGTTTTAAAAGGGGCTGTTTTATTTGGCCACAACCCGTCATATGTACAATCCCGTGTAATGCGATATACATACGGCGTAGGCATCAGCGATGAATTCGATCCAGCTATTCACGATGAAGCACATCTTGTTGTCCAGAAAAATGGTCCGAAGTTAGCAAAGCACATTTTTGATGTCATTATCAGAAAGAACCAACTTGTTGATGCTGGTACATCTATTGATAGCGAATATCTAACTATAGACCCCAATCAGAAAACAATGGAATTTGAATTGTATTTTTCATCCAATGAAAACCCTGTTTACATAGATGAGAATGACTGTAAGCCCTTGGGATCTGTAAGCATTCATTTTCCCGACGTCTGCCAAGAAGAGAGGGATGTGAAAGTGTCATTTGTTATAGGGAATACAGAATTAGAAGTGAAGGCAGTTGATAAAAAGTCAAGACAAACGGTTACTGCAGAATTCAATTTATTCTAA